Proteins encoded within one genomic window of Camelina sativa cultivar DH55 chromosome 19, Cs, whole genome shotgun sequence:
- the LOC104767951 gene encoding BTB/POZ domain-containing protein At2g13690-like: MMTMGGDSDHRKPTNFGTGPLSRRRSWCCSFAVPPASPDALSISSRNHIQAKAQQQRPKTGPKSVPCSPQSSKSPLNIVGRIDPRRILSPGRVSPIDSDLAIDTMQETETTHEDEEEDVVVVGSAPNLRSESFRAPKIDVTVSGSVSSEGYDARLSLKGRNGGGVLVLELSSEVLAANSDVFAGLIVENKKCSSLGLKNTCRIEVCDVENLGVFRDAVELMFEESNCIINKLMKMGVYRAIDVLEVAAGIKFSRAVLSCLKYLEAVPWTEDEEEKLRRLLAIHNFDDAATSEILARFNSNETENVQDSLSKKLVWSITSCSDVNPRNELKSLVKGLLCKSSVYEKEQPEINKDDIYRAGKCCVDSLAKLFEEGSNESNKKEKPLIEGISREVENINWLLEIMIDWEIAEEFVEIWGKQKRLVEMHERVSAMVRYEVSRVTGAIFIAMGKRRVQCGGEARAGLVEAWFKPMLVDFGWLQRXFFFFFVIELN; this comes from the exons atgaTGACAATGGGTGGCGACTCTGATCACCGGAAACCTACTAATTTCGGCACCGGACCTTTATCTCGGCGAAGATCATGGTGTTGCTCTTTCGCCGTACCTCCGGCGAGTCCTGATGCCCTTTCAATTTCATCTCGTAACCACATTCAAGCTAAAGCTCAGCAGCAGAGACCCAAAACTGGTCCCAAATCGGTTCCTTGCTCACCGCAAAGCTCTAAATCTCCTCTAAACATCGTGGGTCGAATCGACCCGCGTCGGATCTTATCACCGGGTCGGGTTTCACCCATAGATTCGGATCTCGCCATCGATACCATGCAAGAGACTGAGACCACTCAcgaagacgaagaggaagatgtgGTGGTTGTAGGTTCAGCTCCGAATCTGCGCTCAGAGAGTTTCAGAGCTCCGAAG ATTGATGTTACTGTCTCAGGTTCGGTTTCAAGTGAGGGTTACGATGCTAGGTTGAGCCTAAAGGGGAGAAACGGTGGTGGGGTTTTGGTGTTGGAGCTTAGCTCGGAGGTTTTGGCTGCGAATTCAGATGTTTTCGCGGGTTTGATTGTGGAGAACAAAAAGTGTTCTTCTTTAGGGTTGAAGAACACATGCAGGATTGAAGTTTGTGATGTGGAGAATCTTGGTGTTTTCAGGGATGCTGTGGAACTTATGTTTGAGGAAAGTAATTGTATCATCAACAAGTTGATGAAAATGGGTGTCTACAGAGCCATTGATGTACTCGAG GTAGCGGCTGGAATCAAATTTTCAAGAGCTGTCTTGTCCTGTCTGAAATATCTTGAAGCTGTTCCTTGGACAGAGGACGAAGAGGAAAAACTGAGGAGACTTCTTGCAATTCATAACTTCGATGATGCTGCAACCAGCGAAATTTTGGCAAGGTTTAATTCAAATGAGACAGAAAACGTGCAAGACAGCTTGTCGAAGAAACTCGTTTGGTCAATAACTTCCTGCAGTGATGTAAATCCTAGAAACGAGCTCAAGTCTTTGGTTAAAGGTCTTCTTTGCAAAAGTTCAGTGTATGAGAAAGAACAGCCTGAGATCAACAAGGATGACATATATAGAGCAGGCAAGTGCTGTGTCGATTCACTAGCTAAGCTGTTTGAAGAGGGCAGTAATGAGAGTAACAAGAAAGAAAAGCCATTGATTGAAGGAATTTCGAGGGAGGTAGAGAACATAAACTGGCTGCTGGAGATCATGATAGATTGGGAAATAGCAGAGGAATTTGTGGAGATATGGGGGAAGCAAAAAAGGCTAGTGGAGATGCATGAGAGGGTATCGGCAATGGTGAGGTATGAAGTAAGCAGAGTCACAGGAGCGATATTTATTGCAATGGGGAAAAGGAGAGTGCAATGCGGAGGAGAAGCAAGGGCGGGGCTAGTAGAGGCGTGGTTCAAGCCAATGTTAGTAGATTTTGGGTGGCTACAAAGATNttttttttttttttttgttattgagcTAAATTAG